One bacterium DNA window includes the following coding sequences:
- a CDS encoding class I SAM-dependent methyltransferase codes for MRQIPLPHPRVFDDPEFAARYKSGHGRHMQMLGKQLAGSLRKAGFHGGRILDSGCGFGGVAIEVARAFPETEIVGVDLSEPLLEMARLLAEEKGIASRSRFEKASVESLPFEDDSFDVVINTFMLHIVENPPAMLNEIERVLKLNGHLFLYDLRRSWLGFFVGELRKPLTAAEGHEIIRHSNLRPGIIRSSLFWWSYHAHP; via the coding sequence TTGAGGCAAATTCCTCTCCCCCATCCGCGCGTTTTTGATGATCCCGAGTTCGCCGCGCGATACAAATCGGGGCATGGCCGGCACATGCAGATGTTGGGAAAACAGCTCGCCGGCAGTCTACGCAAAGCCGGATTTCATGGCGGTCGAATCCTCGACTCTGGCTGTGGTTTCGGAGGAGTCGCGATCGAGGTCGCGCGCGCCTTTCCCGAAACCGAGATCGTGGGGGTGGACCTCTCGGAACCGCTTCTCGAAATGGCCCGCTTACTTGCAGAGGAGAAAGGAATTGCCTCGCGATCCCGCTTCGAGAAGGCAAGCGTGGAGAGCCTGCCGTTCGAGGACGACTCGTTCGACGTCGTCATCAATACATTCATGCTTCACATCGTCGAGAATCCGCCGGCCATGCTGAACGAAATCGAGCGCGTACTCAAGCTCAATGGTCATCTGTTTCTCTACGATCTGCGGCGATCATGGCTGGGATTCTTCGTCGGTGAGCTTCGCAAGCCGCTGACGGCAGCCGAAGGGCACGAGATCATCCGCCATTCGAACCTTCGCCCCGGGATTATTCGGAGCAGTTTGTTCTGGTGGTCCTATCACGCGCATCCTTGA